DNA from Tsuneonella dongtanensis:
GACGCCGACGATCATCGTCGTGAGGGCGAGGCCGACCAGCGCGGACAGCACGAACAGAGCCTTCTGCCGATTGCGGGCCTGCCCGCGTTCGGCAACGGTGTCGGCAAAGACCGCCCGGCTGGAAAGCAGCCAGTGAGCGGCGATGCCGATGGCGTAACCGAATGCGCCCGCCGCTGCGGCGGGCACCGCCAGGGCAAGCAGGGCAAGGAACGCGCCGAGATCGACCGCCAGGGCGCCAACGCTCGCCAGGCCGTAACGCACAAGCCGGGTGTCGGCGATCCTCAGAACTCTGGTTACCATCGCGTTCGACCCCCTCGAAAGCATGTCATGTGCGCGCGCGGACCGGAGCAGTGTCGGGCAATTCGGTTAAGGATTGCCCAACGCCGCTCCGGCGCGCTGTTCGGTCAGGCGACCTTGCGGTCGGCGTCGGCCCTGGACCCAATGCGTTGCGGCACCTCGCGCACGGACGCGAGTGCGGCGGCCTGGTCTTCGCTCACCGGGTTGGTTTCGCGCTGCGGCAGGGCCTTCTCGGCACCCTCGTCGCCGGCCTCGTGATACTCGGCGTCCTCGTTCACGCACCAGGTGTCGTACACGCGCTCCCCGGCCAGGATGTTCTCGACCGTCAGCATGGCGGTCATCATTGCGTGGTCCTGGTTGTTGTAGCGGTGCATGCCGTTGCGGCCGACGAGGTGCAGCGTCGGATGCTTTTCCTCGAGCTCGTGGCGCATCGCGGCGACGTTGGCGGCGTAGGTCTCGTCGTAGACCGGGTAGGCCTTTTCCTGGCGCACCACCGCGCCGCCCTTGACCTTCTTCGGATCGACCAGGCCGAGAATCTCCATCTCGTCGGTCGCGAGCTTGACGAGATCCTCGTCCGCCATGGACCACAGGCCGTCGCCTTCGAAGCAGAAGTATTCGAGGCCGACGCACGCCATGTTCTCGTCGGGCACCATCTCCGGGCTCCACGAACGGAAGTTCTGGACCCGGCCGACCT
Protein-coding regions in this window:
- a CDS encoding GtrA family protein — protein: MVTRVLRIADTRLVRYGLASVGALAVDLGAFLALLALAVPAAAAGAFGYAIGIAAHWLLSSRAVFADTVAERGQARNRQKALFVLSALVGLALTTMIVGVATFAGIDPRLAKLAAIVISFAVTWMLRNKVVFRASEGAA